A window from Canis lupus familiaris isolate Mischka breed German Shepherd chromosome 18, alternate assembly UU_Cfam_GSD_1.0, whole genome shotgun sequence encodes these proteins:
- the OR5M9 gene encoding olfactory receptor family 5 subfamily M member 9 (The RefSeq protein has 1 frameshift compared to this genomic sequence) has translation MPNFTDVTEFILLGLTSRQEFQVLFFVVFLVVYMITLLGNIGMIFLISISPQLQSPMYFFLSHLSFVDVWFSSNVTPKMLENLLSGTKTISYVGCLVQCYFFIALVHVEVYILAVMAFDRYMAICNPLLYGSKMSRTVCVQLISVPYVYGFSVSLICTLWTYGLYFCGNFEINHFYCADPPLIKIACGGVHIKEYTMIVIAGINFTYSLSVVLISYTLIVVAVLRMRSADGRRKAFSTCGSHLTAVTMFYGTLIFMYLRRPTEESVEQGKMVAVFYTTVIPMLNPMIYSLRNKDVKEAVNKAIAKANLG, from the exons ATGCCAAATTTCACAGATGTGACGGAATTTATTCTTCTGGGCTTGACCAGTCGTCAGGAGTTtcaagttctcttttttgtggtaTTCCTGGTAGTTTACATGATCACTCTGTTAGGGAACATTGGCATGATCTTTTTGATCAGCATCAGTCCTCAGCTTCAGAGCCCTATGTACTTTTTCTTGAGTCATTCGTGAAAGACATTT TTGTCTTTCGTGGATGTGTGGTTCTCTTCCAATGTTACCCCCAAAATGCTGGAAAACTTGTTATCAGGGACAAAAACCATTTCCTACGTAGGGTGTTTGGTGCAGTGCTACTTTTTCATTGCCCTCGTGCATGTGGAGGTTTATATCTTGGCAGTGATGGCTTTTGATCGCTACATGGCCATCTGCAACCCTCTGCTTTATGGCAGTAAAATGTCCAGGACCGTCTGTGTTCAGCTTATCTCTGTGCCTTATGTCTATGGGTTCTCTGTTAGTCTAATATGTACACTATGGACATATGGCTTGTATTTCTGTGGAAACTTTGAAATCAACCATTTCTACTGTGCAGACCCTCCTCTCATCAAGATTGCCTGTGGGGGGGTCCACATCAAAGAATACACGATGATTGTTATTGCTGGAATTAActtcacatactctctctctgtgGTCCTCATCTCTTACACCCTCATTGTAGTCGCTGTGCTACGCATGCGCTCCGCTGATGGCAGGAGGAAGGCATTCTCCACATGTGGGTCCCACTTGACAGCTGTTACCATGTTTTATGGGACTCTCATATTCATGTATCTCAGGCGTCCCACTGAAGAGTCTGTGGAGCAGGGAAAAATGGTGGCTGTGTTTTATACCACAGTGATCCCCATGCTGAATCCCATGATCTACAGTCTGCGGAACAAGGATGTGAAAGAGGCAGTCAACAAAGCAATTGCCAAAGCAAACTTGGGGTAG
- the OR8U10 gene encoding olfactory receptor family 8 subfamily U member 10 — protein MAERNSTKVTEFILLGFSVHREIEIILFLLISVVYTLTLVGNLGMISLIRLDSRLHTPMYFFLSNLAFIDLCYSSSIAPKFLETLLTKHRSISFYACATQLGFFLNFLISEMFLLAVMAYDRYVAICNPLLYMMIMSRKVCMQLVIGPYLYSFSVALLHTVVTFQLMYCGPNIINHFYCDDVPLMALACSDTSLKEILIFIFAGFNMISSLTTVLISYLYIVAAILKIQSTEGRCKAFSTCASHLTAVTIFYGTLIFMYLQPKSNHSLDTDKMASVFYTIVIPMLNPIIYSLRNQEVKNALRKATDKCYVLFLTNLKK, from the coding sequence ATGGCTGAAAGGAATAGCACCAAGGTGACAGAAttcattcttttgggtttttccgTCCACAGAGAGATTGAAATCATTCTCTTTCTGCTCATTTCAGTGGTCTACACTCTAACATTGGTAGGGAACCTAGGGATGATTTCTTTAATCCGATTGGATTCTCGACTTCACACACCCATGTACTTTTTTCTCAGTAATCTGGCCTTTATAGACCTCTGTTACTCCTCATCGATAGCCCCCAAGTTCCTGGAGACCCTCCTGACCAAGCACAGGTCTATATCTTTCTATGCATGTGCAACACAGCTGGGCTTTTTCTTGAACTTCCTGATTTCTGAGATGTTCCTTCTTGCAGTAATGGCTTATGACCGTTATGTGGCCATCTGCAATCCTCTTCTCTACATGATGATCATGTCTCGAAAGGTGTGTATGCAGCTGGTGATAGGCCCCTACTTATACAGCTTTTCTGTTGCTTTGCTCCACACAGTTGTTACTTTCCAACTGATGTATTGTGGCCCCAATATCATCAATCACTTCTATTGTGACGATGTTCCTTTGATGGCACTTGCCTGCTCGGACACCAGCCTCAAAGAAATCTTGATTTTCATCTTTGCTGGATTCAACATGATCAGCTCTTTGACCACTGTTCTTATTTCTTACTTATACATTGTGGCCGCCATCTTGAAAATCCAGTCTACAGAAGGGAGGTGCAAAGCTTTCTCGACTTGTGCTTCTCATTTGACTGCTGTGACTATATTCTATGGGACATTGATCTTCATGTATCTGCAGCCAAAATCAAACCACTCCCTTGACACAGACAAAATGGCCTCTGTATTTTACACAATAGTAATTCCTATGCTAAACCCCATTATCTATAGCTTGAGGAACCAAGAGGTAAAAAATGCCTTAAGAAAAGCAACTGACAAGTGTTATGTCCTGTTTCTAACAAACCTAAAAAAATGA